AATTGATAACAACGTAAAACGCAACAAAGAAGAAGTTACGCTCAATCGCCAAAAAATAAATGAAACCAACCAACTCTATAAAGAAATCATTGGTGAAGTTAAACAAATCTTTGAAAAAATTGATTTTATCTCCGAATCTGCAAACAATCAAATGGAGATTAAAGAAAAACTTATTTCGGAATCCGAACAACTTTCACGAATGTTAGCTGAAATCAAAGAAAACATTGCGGACCAAAACAACTCGCAGAAACTAATTTCTGATGTGGCTCAAGCTATGGATTCAAGCGTAAATGCTACATTTTCGGAAGGTGAGAACTTATCGAAACTTCTAGAAAAAATAAGGTCTACCACAGATGACATTGGCGGTGTGATTCTTTTGTTTAAATAAAAACAAATGAATCACCGCACCTAGTTCTCCAATCTCCCTTTTCATTTGGTTACATTCTTTTTCAAAATTAGGTTCTGCAGGATCATTTCCTGTCTTTTTCCCTAAACAAATCAAAACTAAGACAAAACGAAAGTTTAATCGCAAAATTTAGTACAACCACCACTTCACAGAAGTTATATTTTCTGATTGCCTATATTAAAATTTTATGTTGTTCTACTTTTTTATATTTTTGTTGCCATAATGGAAAAGAGAGATGGATACAGAAGGGCTAAAATCTGAGAATCATTCTAAAAGTCGAAACAAAATAGAAATTGACTTTCAATGTATTTTTCAGTCACTTCCCGAGTTGTATATGCTTTTAGATCTGGATTTCAATATCATCGATATCAGTGATGCATATGCAAAAGCAACTCTTATCAAAAGAGAAAATGTTATCGGACATAATATTTTTGAAATCTTCCCAGACAATCCGAATGATGAATTTGCCGACGGAGTCAAACAACTTAAATTTTCGTTAATGCAAGTGCTGAACTATAAAGTAGCAAGTACTATGACATTACAAAAGTATGATATTCGAAAACCAGATGACAGTGGATTTGAAGTTAGGTATTGGAGTCCGAGAAATGTCCCTGTTTTAGATAAAAATGGCAACTTAGTTTGTATTGTTCATAGAGCAGAGGATGTAACAGAATTTGTTAGTTTAAAACGACAAAAATTAGAACAATCAGAAATTACCGAAGATATGCAAGATCAGATTGTCAAAATGGAATCTGAAGTGTTCACTCGGGCCAAAGAAGTCATTGAAAAAAACGAAGCATTATTAAATAGCGAACAAAATTTATCGATCACTTTAAGTTCGATAGGGGACGCAGTAATTACAACAGATGAACATGGAATTGTGAATCGACTGAATCCAGTGGCCGAAGATCTAACAGGCTGGAAAGAAAAAGAAGCGATGGGTCACCCGGTAAGTAAAATTTTAAAGATGATTCATGCACAATCTAATTTTGAAAAAGAAATTCCAATCCTCGAAGTTTTAGCAACAGGAAAATTAAGAGGTGACCACAAAGATTCAATTTTAATCCATCGAGATGGAAGAAAAATTAATATTTCTAATAATTGTGCACCGATTCGAAACAGATCAGGCAAAATTATTGGATCCATCTTGGTTTTTCGTGATATTACAGATGAAGTTGCTGCAAAAATTTTTCTAGAAAAAGCAAAAGAAAATGCTGAATTGGCAAACAAAGCAAAAGACTCTTTCCTTGCTACAATGAGCCACGAAATTAGAACTCCATTGAGTGGTCTCATAGGAATGTTAGAACTTCTCTCACAAACCACTTTAACTATGGATCAGAAACGGATGGTTCAAAATGCTCTTGAATCTGGGACTAGTTTGCTTCGAATTTTGAGTGATATCCTGGATTGGTCAAAAATCGAAAATGGAAAATTAGAATTATCTCTCCAACCAACATCGATTCGGCGATTACTTTCTGAAGTAGTTAGAACTTATTCACATATTGCGAGTAACAAAGGATTAAAATTATCTTATACCATTGATGAGAATATTTCTGGTGCTCATTTGATGGATCCGCTAAGAATATCGCAAATTTTAAATAATTTTGTAAGTAATGGAATTAAATTTACATCCAAAGGAAATATTCAAGTTTCTGCTATATTGTTAAAGAAACTTTCTCATGCACAACAAATTCAATTTTCTGTAACAGATACTGGTATAGGCCTTAGTAAAAAAGACCAATCAAGACTATTCCAAACTTATACACAAGCAACTGCTGATACAGCTAGATTGTATGGAGGAACAGGACTTGGTCTTGCGATATGTAGGCGGTTGGCCGATTTGTTAGACGGTGAAATCACAATCGAAAGTACACCAAATGTGGGGTCTACATTTAGCTTCATTTTGTCTCTTCCCACTCTCAAAATAGATTTGGATGAACTTGAATCAATTCACATGGACGATAACATTTTAGTGCCAATTGTACAAGACAAGGCCTACATTCCAAAAATTCTTGCCGTTGATGATCATTCAGTAAATTTAGAGCTTCTAATTCGACAACTAGAATCTTTTGGTCTCCAAGCCGATGGCGCAGAAGATGGAGACAAGGCATTGAAACTTTGGCTCGAAAACAAATATGATCTGATCATCACCGATTGCCATATGCCGATAAAAGACGGGTATACTTTGACAAAAGAAATCAGAAATCTTGAAAATTATAGTGGTCAAAAGAAAATTCCAATCATTGCATATACTGCCAATGTTTTAAGCGAAGAAAATGAACATTGTCTATCCGTGGGTATGGACGAAGTTTTGATCAAACCGGCACGTTTGAACAATTTAAAACAAGCTCTCCTGAAATGGATACCTACCTTAACAAGTCCTCTACAAAAAAATTCTACCAACACACTCAGCGCAGAAGCACCGATTGATCTTTTTGAACTTTCAAACATAGTTGCCGACAAAAATGAGCAAATCTCCATTCTAAAAAAATTTAAAACACATCACCGCGACGATTTAACAAAACTCATTGATCAATTAGGAAATTCAAATTTTACAGAAGCAGCCCATCTTGCACATCGCCTAAAAGGTTCAAGCCAAGTAGCTGGTGCTAGAGATTTAGTCAATGGTTATACTAAAATTGAAAATCTTATTAAAGAGAACGAAATAGATAAAGCTCTGAAAGAAATTGAAATAATGAAAGAAGACGTAATCAACATAGAAAGATTTATTGATTTTTTATGAATCCACATAACTTTAATAAGGTGACATTATGATTGTAAGCGATTTGAATTTTTTAGTAATCGAAGACGATGATTTCCAAAGAGAAGTTATAGTTGGTATCTTAATTCGTTTAGGAGCTATTCACGTGACAGAAGCAAGAACTGGAACGGAAGCTCTGAAAATTTTAAACGAGTTAGACTCAAACCCTATTGATATCATTCTTTGCGACTTAAATATGCCAGAGATGGATGGAATGGAATTTCTACGACATATTGGAAACTCACACTCTTCCATCGCAACCATCATTATG
The nucleotide sequence above comes from Leptospira harrisiae. Encoded proteins:
- a CDS encoding ATP-binding protein, with amino-acid sequence MDTEGLKSENHSKSRNKIEIDFQCIFQSLPELYMLLDLDFNIIDISDAYAKATLIKRENVIGHNIFEIFPDNPNDEFADGVKQLKFSLMQVLNYKVASTMTLQKYDIRKPDDSGFEVRYWSPRNVPVLDKNGNLVCIVHRAEDVTEFVSLKRQKLEQSEITEDMQDQIVKMESEVFTRAKEVIEKNEALLNSEQNLSITLSSIGDAVITTDEHGIVNRLNPVAEDLTGWKEKEAMGHPVSKILKMIHAQSNFEKEIPILEVLATGKLRGDHKDSILIHRDGRKINISNNCAPIRNRSGKIIGSILVFRDITDEVAAKIFLEKAKENAELANKAKDSFLATMSHEIRTPLSGLIGMLELLSQTTLTMDQKRMVQNALESGTSLLRILSDILDWSKIENGKLELSLQPTSIRRLLSEVVRTYSHIASNKGLKLSYTIDENISGAHLMDPLRISQILNNFVSNGIKFTSKGNIQVSAILLKKLSHAQQIQFSVTDTGIGLSKKDQSRLFQTYTQATADTARLYGGTGLGLAICRRLADLLDGEITIESTPNVGSTFSFILSLPTLKIDLDELESIHMDDNILVPIVQDKAYIPKILAVDDHSVNLELLIRQLESFGLQADGAEDGDKALKLWLENKYDLIITDCHMPIKDGYTLTKEIRNLENYSGQKKIPIIAYTANVLSEENEHCLSVGMDEVLIKPARLNNLKQALLKWIPTLTSPLQKNSTNTLSAEAPIDLFELSNIVADKNEQISILKKFKTHHRDDLTKLIDQLGNSNFTEAAHLAHRLKGSSQVAGARDLVNGYTKIENLIKENEIDKALKEIEIMKEDVINIERFIDFL